AAGACCTGAAATTCCGGCATATTTTATTGGATAATCCTGTAGTTCAAGTGAAAGGAATTGATTATGATCAGGATAGGAAATGCTACAATCTCGACCGTCAAAAAGCAAATCTATTGTTTAATACGACCAAACATAGGCGCGTTGACCCAAAAAACCCACGCCGGAAGATTAACCAGAAACGAACTGCTACACTTGGTCGTATATTTAGCAGATAAGCCCCGCTCTTTCACCACGGAAGCTAGAAATGCCATAAAATACGACATCCTGACCCAGGTCAGGGATGAATATGACCAAAGCATGCGGGAGATAGCAGTGTGCGGACTGAAACTGCTCGATGGCCAAACGCTATCTTTCCCGCCAATTAAAAACAAACCTGATATTTCTTTTGGCCATCCTTCACCAATCCAGCCACCGGCCGATGATTCGGAATTATCCGGAACTGTTGTTAAGATCGAGGAATTACCAAACTCGCACCGGGTTTATTACCATCCGGAAAAGAAGTAGCTTTACAAGCAACGGTCAATAATCATCTCTTCCTTTAAACAAGGAAGATGTAAATACTCTTTCATCCCCTCAAAACAAGCGCTCGCCGGGATCATTCCGACCAGTTCCGAGCCTTCGATCTCGACTTCATATTCTTTCGCCCATTTATTGATCTCATCAAAGAGCTTTTTGAGCGAGGTTTTTTGATGATCGACGATATTCACCGAGACCTGGGTCAAGCCGCGGCTGGGTAGCTCTAAACCAAGCGCTCTAACTCCAGGCAGACCGCCGTTTTTCTCCCTGATGTTCTTGGCAATCGATTGGGCTAGATCGAGTTCTCGGCCTTTCAAGTTAACGTTAAAGGCGATCAGGAACTCTCGCGCGCCAACCGCTACCGCGCCGGCGCTTGCGTGCAAACCTGTCCCAACGTCAGGACAGCGCCGGGGAGTATTAATCTCTTGTTTAAGGGCTCGGTAGCCCCCTTTACGGACCATTGGGAGATCACGGCGTTCTTTAACCCGCGCGGCTTCTCCGTAGAAAAAGACCGGAAGCTTTAATTTTTCCCATAATTCTTTTCCTAACTCCCTGGCCAGGGCAACTGTTTCTGCCATTGAGCAATCCTTCAGAGGTATAAAGGGAATAACGTCTACTGCTCCGATATATGGGTGGACGCCGGCATGCTCGCGGATATCTAAAAGTTGGATCGCTTTCTCGGTCAGCTCAAAAGCAGCCTGCTTGATCACTTGCGGCTCCCCCCACATCGTAACAACGGAGCGATTGTGATCGGGATCGGAGTGGAGGTCTCTTACCTTGGCAGACCTAATAGCAGAAACTATTTCTTCAATAATCCCGCTATCGACCCCTTCAGAAAAATTGGGGACGCATTCGATAAGTTTAGTCACCCTGCAGCCCTTTGAGCGCCTCCTCCAGGGTGCTGTTCTCCAGGGTCTCTTTTTCGATAAGCAGTTTGGCCATCTCTTCAACCTTGACCCGGTTCTTTAAGAGAAGCGCTCTCGCCCGATCGTGGCATTCGGAAATAATCCTCTCGATTTCATGATCTATTTCATCGGCGGTCTGCTCTGAATAATCCTTCATCTCGGCAATGTCGCGACCCAAAAAGATCTGCCGGTCTTTGCGGCCAAAGGTCCGGGGGCCAAGCTTGCTCATGCCGAATTCGGTCACCATCCGTTTGGCCAGATCGGTCGATCGTTCCAGGTCGTTGTGGGCGCCAGAGCTTGGTTCGTTGAAGATCATCTCTTCGGCCACCCGCCCGCCCAGTAAAACAGTGATCTCTTCAACCGCTTGCGAACGGGTCACCAGGTATTTGTCTTCAAGCGGAAGTTGCAGGGTATAACCCAGGGCCATGCCGCGCGGCAAGATCGAGATCTTGTGGACTTTGTCTGTGTTTTTTAAGATCTGGGAAAGGACAGCATGGCCAACCTCATGATAGGCGACCCTTGATTTTTCGTTGTCGGAAATAACTTTGCTCTTTTTTTCCGGCCCGGCGATCACCCGATCGACCGCTTCTTCAACCTCCTCATTCCCAACCTCTTTTTTATCGGTCCGCGCGGCCAGGATTGCCGCTTCATTTAAAACATTCTCCAAATCGGCGCCGGAGAACCCCGGAGTCCGCCTGGCAATGATCGACAATTCAACATCATTGGCAAACGGCTTTCCTTTGGCATGGATCTTTAATATATCTTCGCGACCTTTCAGGTCGGGCTTGTCCAGCACGATCCGGCGGTCAAAGCGGCCGGGACGCAACAGTGCCGGATCAAGAATATCCGGCCGGTTGGTCGCGGCAATAACAATAGTATTTGCTTTTGGATCAAAGCCATCCATTTCGACCAGCAACTGGTTGAGGGTTTGTTCCCGCTCATCATGCCCGCCGCCAAGTCCGGCGCCGCGATGGCGGCCTACTGCGTCAATTTCGTCCATGAAAATAATCGAGGGGGTCTGTTTTTTGGCTTGTTCGAAGACTGAACGGACCCGGGAAGCACCTACCCCGACAAACATCTCGACAAAGTCTGATCCCGAGATCGAAAAGAAAGGGACCCCGGCTTCTCCGGCAATTGCCCTGGCTAAAAGAGTCTTTCCGGTTCCCGGAGGTCCCATTAACAGAAGCCCTTTGGGTATCTTTGCCCCTAATGCCTGATATTTGGCGGGATTCTTGAGAAAATCAACGATTTCTTTGAGCTCTTCTTTCGCCTCATCAACCCCGGCAACATCGGCAAAGGTAACCGTTACCTTCCCTGATTGCTGCTTGGCATTTGCCCGGCCAAAAGACATCGCCTGGCTATTGGCCCCCTGCGCCTGCCGCATAATCAGCCACCAGAGAAAAAAGAAGAAGACGATCGGAAAAAGGAGCTGAATCGCCAGGTTCCAAGCCCAGCTTGATTCGACCGGTGATTCAACCTTAATGGAAACCCCTTTTTCACGGAGCATCGGGACAAGATTTGGGTAATTGAGGGCATGGGTGCGAAAGCTGGTCTTATCTTTCAACTCACCGGTGATCACATCGCCAGAGATCGTTACCTGGCTTAGCTTCCCTTGATCCGCGCTATCTAAAAAACTGGAAAACGGCAGTTCCGCAACTTTTTTTTCCGTGCTGAAAAGAGGGGCAATTATCGCCGCTCCCAACAGGAAAACAACCAAATATGTCGCAATAACGCGCCAATTAGCCTTCATAGAAGATATTATATCATAAAACCGTCGCCAATTCGGTTATTTTTCCGCAGCCTTGACCTTATTCCAGAGGGAATCCATCTCAGCCAGGGTCATTTGGCGCGCGGCCAGATCGTCTTCGATCATGCTAAAACGGTTGATAAATTTTTTGTTCGCTCGCTGGAGGGCGTCTTCCGGATCGATCTCCAATTTGCGGGCGACATTGGCGACGGAAAAAAGAAGGTCCCCGATCTCTTCTTGAAGTTTCATTTTATTGCCTTTTTGCCTACCGCTTACCGCTTTCCCGCTTTTGCTAAGCAATTCCGCGATCTCGGCTCGCTCTTCGTCCACCTTTTCCCAGGCGCCGGCCACATCGTCCCAGTCAAAACCAACCCGGGCCGCCTTCTTCTGGACCTTATCCGCCCGAATTAGAGCAGGAAGCGATTTCGGAATACTTGCCATCATCCCGCCTTTGCCTTTGCCTTGGCCTTTGCCTTGGCCTTCGCCTTTGCCTCTCTCCCCTCTCTTAATCTTCTCCCACCGCTTCCAGACCTCTGCCTTATCCTTCGCCTTGGCCTTCCCAAAAACATGGGGGTGGCGGCGTATCATCTTTTCGGTAATCACTT
The DNA window shown above is from Candidatus Margulisiibacteriota bacterium and carries:
- the mazG gene encoding nucleoside triphosphate pyrophosphohydrolase, yielding MSKTGQSFEELVKVVAILRQKCPWDREQTFESLKPYLIEEVYEAIEAIDHKDFDHLCEELGDMLLHVVMLAVFASQKRKFDINQVVKVITEKMIRRHPHVFGKAKAKDKAEVWKRWEKIKRGERGKGEGQGKGQGKGKGGMMASIPKSLPALIRADKVQKKAARVGFDWDDVAGAWEKVDEERAEIAELLSKSGKAVSGRQKGNKMKLQEEIGDLLFSVANVARKLEIDPEDALQRANKKFINRFSMIEDDLAARQMTLAEMDSLWNKVKAAEK
- the ftsH gene encoding ATP-dependent zinc metalloprotease FtsH; this encodes MKANWRVIATYLVVFLLGAAIIAPLFSTEKKVAELPFSSFLDSADQGKLSQVTISGDVITGELKDKTSFRTHALNYPNLVPMLREKGVSIKVESPVESSWAWNLAIQLLFPIVFFFFLWWLIMRQAQGANSQAMSFGRANAKQQSGKVTVTFADVAGVDEAKEELKEIVDFLKNPAKYQALGAKIPKGLLLMGPPGTGKTLLARAIAGEAGVPFFSISGSDFVEMFVGVGASRVRSVFEQAKKQTPSIIFMDEIDAVGRHRGAGLGGGHDEREQTLNQLLVEMDGFDPKANTIVIAATNRPDILDPALLRPGRFDRRIVLDKPDLKGREDILKIHAKGKPFANDVELSIIARRTPGFSGADLENVLNEAAILAARTDKKEVGNEEVEEAVDRVIAGPEKKSKVISDNEKSRVAYHEVGHAVLSQILKNTDKVHKISILPRGMALGYTLQLPLEDKYLVTRSQAVEEITVLLGGRVAEEMIFNEPSSGAHNDLERSTDLAKRMVTEFGMSKLGPRTFGRKDRQIFLGRDIAEMKDYSEQTADEIDHEIERIISECHDRARALLLKNRVKVEEMAKLLIEKETLENSTLEEALKGLQGD
- the ftcD gene encoding glutamate formimidoyltransferase, translated to MTKLIECVPNFSEGVDSGIIEEIVSAIRSAKVRDLHSDPDHNRSVVTMWGEPQVIKQAAFELTEKAIQLLDIREHAGVHPYIGAVDVIPFIPLKDCSMAETVALARELGKELWEKLKLPVFFYGEAARVKERRDLPMVRKGGYRALKQEINTPRRCPDVGTGLHASAGAVAVGAREFLIAFNVNLKGRELDLAQSIAKNIREKNGGLPGVRALGLELPSRGLTQVSVNIVDHQKTSLKKLFDEINKWAKEYEVEIEGSELVGMIPASACFEGMKEYLHLPCLKEEMIIDRCL